ttaaaattgatgtttttcaaagattataaattaaaatattaaatcattcttaaatatttaaagataatataaatggattgatttaataataaaaatatttacaatcttgtataatattagttaatttaaaacaaaaataattatatttcttataaattttaaattaacgctaatatatttttttcttgtcatcttttagatttatttgtGAGAGTAAAATAtcatttgtgttttatttttttattttcgtgTCTCGTATGGAGCTATGTATTTACGTACTTTGGGATAAACAGAGccttgtgttgtggctttgCGAGTTCTCATCGGAAGCAATGGAAGACGCCGGGAAACCTCTGAAGTCCGGCAACCCGTCGCGTAAGGTGGTTGATTTGGCTGCCGGAGAAGCACACAATCTCGTTCTTACTGGTGAGTATcccaattcatttttttttttgtgaaagaaaattgaaatttcaaatttcattgtTTGTGTGAAGCTTGAGCTGAGGGTTGAATTGTTGCTGTGGTTTGCAGGGGATGGCAGTGTCTACAGTTGGGGTAGGGGAATGTTTGGAAGGATTGGGAGTGGCTCAGAAACGGATGAGCTTTTTCCAGTACAACTCAAATTTGGAAACGCAAATCCAAATGGAACACAAGACACTGTCAAGGTCGTGGGAATTGCTGCTGGCGCTTATCATAGTCTCGCTCTTGCAGGTTCACATCTTTCAGTGCTTTCCAATACTTCACACCTTTCAATTTCCCCCTTTTTATATAGATATCCCATGGACAAAACTTAGCTGCATTTCTTTGGATGCTATTAGTCATGTACTCCAATGAGATATATAATATCGTCTTCTAAATTTGCACAATAAATGTTTGCATAAATGGTCAATATAAATTATCAAGATAcagtttcaattttattaagataacAAAACGGCAAGCTAACTGCATGTAAGTTTTGTTCTATCTAGAGAAAGAAAACTCGAGTGCAGTTTTTTGAGTGTCTTTAAGTGTTGTTCCTTGAATAGATCTATCATTTTTTGAAATTTGTCTTCTGATTAAAAATTGTGGTATAACGTGCTGGTGAGaaatagattaaataaaatccaaaattgatttttgttcAAGAATAAAATTTAGTACATCAgaccttgtttttcttttgctgAATTCTTAGGTCACCTggacaagaacaaataaaaatttatcagaATATAGTAACTTACTTCCTCAGCTTATTGTTATTAAGAGGAACAGTTCATCTTATTTTTggagaaattaattttcatcTTAAATGCTCCATAATGAGCAGGTGACCAACCTCCTGCagtataatttcattttcattgttgTTTGCTGAAATGTGAACGCAGAAGTCAAATCATAAACTGTTGTCTGCTAACTCAGATTTCCAGATTTGAATCTTTTTCCCTTGATGGTAAGTCTAGCTAAAGTTTCCCAATTATTAGTAACCTTGTTGCTAAACCTTCATGAGTGTGATAAGTGTATGCTTGAATTTAGATTTGTCAAACAGATATGAAACATAGCTATTGTAACTTAGGCTGGttctttttatttgaatttgaaggtaTTCCGCCATCTAATTCTTCAGTCTGTGTTGGCAGAAGATGGAGCTGTTTGGTCTTGGGGTTACAATTTCTGTATCCTTACTTGGAATCCATTGGTTCATCTCAGTTAATATATATTGCTTGTTTTTACTTTAGCAGTTTGTTGAATTTATGTTCTGTACTGGCACCTACACCCTTGACTAATGTATGGATGGTCAACTTGGTACAAATGGAGAGAAATCACATGACAATGAATATGAGGTTGGAGACCATTGTTTAGTTCCCCGGTTACTGAACAGGTTTGTTGAATTGCACTCTGTCAATTCTTCATCGGGTGTGTCTGAAACAGAAGCCAAAACATTACTTAAGGTATAACACGAATTGCAttcattttcttaatctaaagtGGAAACCAAGGTGACTTCACACTGTTTAACTTTCACAGATATGTGCTATCAAAGCTGGAGGAATGATATCTCTGGCTATTGATAACTGTGGGACCCTATGGGTGTGGGGAAACTGCCCACAACAAAGTAAAGAAGGTGAGTTAGCACTTGTAAGCAGTTTCACTCCAACTCCAGTTCGGGATTTTCTGGGTCGATCTGTTGTCAAGGTTGCATGTGGAAATGAGCATATCGTAGCTCTGGTTAGTGCTGGCGAATCATACAATGGTGAAGATCTAGTATGCTACTCTTGGGGTTATAACACCCGTGGCCAATTGGGCTTGGGGGACAGAGAGAACAGGCTGCATCCGGAAGTTGTTAAAACATTTGATGAGGAATCACCCTATGAGGTGGCATGTGGTGCCTATCACACTGCTTTGCTAACTCGTATAAAGAAAAGTAGTAGTGACACATTAGACAGCAGATGCTGGACCTTTGGCCTTGGAGATAATGGCCAGCTTGGGCATGGAACAACACAAAGCACATTATTTCCTACACCTGTTAAAGAATTGCCACAAAATGTATCCCTTATTTGTGTTGACTGTGGTTTGTTTCATACAAGCGTAGTTTCCTCAGATGGGGATGTGTGGTCATGGGGAATGGAGAAGGGTCTTGGCTTATGCCCTGATGCTAGTCGAGCTGGAACAGATTCTGGTGATGCACTGTCTCCCCGTCTTATGTCATGGAAGCCAAATCAACCTAAATTTCCAGATCCAGTTAAACTTGCATGTGGGGCCGCACATACTGTTATAATTGCGCAAGGGGGATATAGAATGTGGTCTTGGGGTAGGGGAAGAAGTGGAGTTCTTGGAGATGGTAAAGGAGTAGATTGTTACACTCCCACGCTCGTACTATGGCCTCAAATGATGGATGACTCTGAGGAAGAGGAAGTAAAAAGCGATGGTGAGCAAGGTAAGGCTAGAGAAAAGGAGACTGAAGCAACAAATGAAGCAGAAGAGAAACTATCCTCAGCATTGAATGAGCTGAAGCTGCTTAAAACAAAGCTATCTGTGATTAAAAATTATGCCAGTATACTGCATGGTTCGGTTTTTGGAAAGCCCTTTGATGAGCAAGATATCCCTGATTCATTGCAGAATTCAGGTTCATTTGACATGGGAAAAGAATGGGAGAAGATGTTAGAGACCGCAGATCATAGGAAGCTAATTAGGTTGGAAATGTTTTACCGAGACATGCTTGCTGGAGTAAAAGATGAACTAATGAAGAGAAGGATAAAGGAAATTGTAAAGGAGTGTCTCCAATCTTCAGAGGTGTAAAATCAGTATCTAAATGTAAAACATGATACCATTCGGAACAAAAGTATTTCACCTAAAAAGTAATAAACTATTTGATCATTCCATTTTGCACCATTGGTATGCCCATTTACTACTCACCCTAGTTGATCATTTTATTTTGCACTAGTTTAATTCGATACCACAACCTGTATTACAATCTCCAACCCAAACCTCACCTCCCTTCCATTACACAAATGACCCTTACGTGTTTAATGCCAGTGGAACCCGCAGAAACAAACCGAAAATGACAATATCGTTAATTTGCGTATCAATTTTGTCACATTCTTAGTTTTACAATACCAGATATAAAacgaaaaaaaacaattattacagCATAcgtttcattttatatttttatcaaaccaGAAAAAGAGAATATATTGTGATTTTTCATATCTACAATTTCCTGATCCACAATACATTTTTATACTACCAAGATTTTATACTTCTTTTCGTTTTTCACTTCTACATTTCACAAGCTATTCTTACTTCTTTTTGTATCAAAACACAAGTGTAAATCTAAATGAATTTGCTGGTACAAGTGCCTACAAATAATTCAGAAACTTGTTTGTCATTGCGGCATTTATATAACTTCGGCTataactttcttattttttattattttggtggGTCACTAAAGTGTAAAATTGTATATGATAGATACAATGAGAGCAATCAATTGTTCGGGTCCCGCTGGATAATGTGTACCCGGCATTGCGTTCTCCATAATCAAGCACCTAAAGGTGCTTTAGCTGTCCACACATGGCACATCTCAACATTCCATACCAGAAACTTCCTTCGGATAAGTCCAAAAACCAAACATGTCTGACTAAAGAAGGATATATGTATTACATAAGAGTGCTGCAATAGCATATATATACAATGTTAAATCCCAGTTTACAATCAATGCCGGCCTTTTCATTCATACTAAGAAAAAGTTGCATAAACTTCAATCAACAAATGGGCTATTATACAATTCCTGCATTTCATACTAGTAGAAGGGGCAACCCAATCCAAAGGAATTTAACAAAAGAATAATGAGAACGTAGGATATCTCATTTTCATATTATAGAGAGaactctaaataaaaaaaattaagataaacgCAGAATAAACCACCGTGAGATATCTCtagtaataattaatgaatcaGAAAGAATATTCAACTACCTTCCCAAATAAGCCAGCCATAATCATGGCCCACATTTATGCTGCCTCACTTCAGACTTGGAGAATACGCTGCCGATAGCACTAAGCCTCTTGACAATATTCCCAATGTCTTACAGGACGGCCCCATCCTGACGTAGGTCTTGCTGAACAATTCACACAAATTACCTGCTTGGCAACGTTGCACTTAACACCAGCAGAACCAGACAGTTAACAGATCGCATCTCCCACTCCCAAGTACATCTCAGTTTGCCATTCCATTAACTAGTTCTCAGGGTTGTCAAAGTTTCTTAGGTAGATCATATGCCTTTTTCAGAAACTTGGAAGCTGATTCATCATTTCTATAACATAACACACGTaacaatgtgtttggttctgaCGGATTCCACTGTCCTGAGGTGGGAGGTAATGGAAGTTTAGACCTGGCGGAGGATTTATATGTCTCCATGGTCAACCGTCTAAACTGCTCTATGAGGGTCTCTGTGTCAGTTCTGAAAAGGGGAAGGATAGACCTCGCA
This Vigna angularis cultivar LongXiaoDou No.4 chromosome 4, ASM1680809v1, whole genome shotgun sequence DNA region includes the following protein-coding sequences:
- the LOC108321776 gene encoding ultraviolet-B receptor UVR8 isoform X2, whose amino-acid sequence is MELCIYVLWDKQSLVLWLCEFSSEAMEDAGKPLKSGNPSRKVVDLAAGEAHNLVLTGDGSVYSWGRGMFGRIGSGSETDELFPVQLKFGNANPNGTQDTVKVVGIAAGAYHSLALAEDGAVWSWEKSHDNEYEVGDHCLVPRLLNRFVELHSVNSSSGVSETEAKTLLKICAIKAGGMISLAIDNCGTLWVWGNCPQQSKEGELALVSSFTPTPVRDFLGRSVVKVACGNEHIVALVSAGESYNGEDLVCYSWGYNTRGQLGLGDRENRLHPEVVKTFDEESPYEVACGAYHTALLTRIKKSSSDTLDSRCWTFGLGDNGQLGHGTTQSTLFPTPVKELPQNVSLICVDCGLFHTSVVSSDGDVWSWGMEKGLGLCPDASRAGTDSGDALSPRLMSWKPNQPKFPDPVKLACGAAHTVIIAQGGYRMWSWGRGRSGVLGDGKGVDCYTPTLVLWPQMMDDSEEEEVKSDGEQGKAREKETEATNEAEEKLSSALNELKLLKTKLSVIKNYASILHGSVFGKPFDEQDIPDSLQNSGSFDMGKEWEKMLETADHRKLIRLEMFYRDMLAGVKDELMKRRIKEIVKECLQSSEV
- the LOC108321776 gene encoding ultraviolet-B receptor UVR8 isoform X3, with the protein product MELCIYVLWDKQSLVLWLCEFSSEAMEDAGKPLKSGNPSRKVVDLAAGEAHNLVLTGDGSVYSWGRGMFGRIGSGSETDELFPVQLKFGNANPNGTQDTVKVVGIAAGAYHSLALAEDGAVWSWGYNFYGQLGTNGEKSHDNEYEVGDHCLVPRLLNRFVELHSVNSSSGVSETEAKTLLKICAIKAGGMISLAIDNCGTLWVWGNCPQQSKEGELALVSSFTPTPVRDFLGRSVVKVACGNEHIVALVSAGESYNGEDLVCYSWGYNTRGQLGLGDRENRLHPEVVKTFDEESPYEVACGAYHTALLTRIKKSSSDTLDSRCWTFGLGDNGQLGHGTTQSTLFPTPVKELPQNVSLICVDCGLFHTSVVSSDGDVWSWGMEKGLGLCPDASRAGTDSGDALSPRLMSWKPNQPKFPDPVKLACGAAHTVIIAQGGYRMWSWGRGRSGVLGDGKGVDCYTPTLVLWPQMMDDSEEEEVKSDGEQGKAREKETEATNEAEEKLSSALNELKLLKTKLSVIKNYASILHGSVFGKPFDEQDIPDSLQNSGSFDMGKEWEKMLETADHRKLIRLEMFYRDMLAGVKDELMKRRIKEIVKECLQSSEV
- the LOC108321776 gene encoding uncharacterized protein LOC108321776 isoform X1, which encodes MDGQLGTNGEKSHDNEYEVGDHCLVPRLLNRFVELHSVNSSSGVSETEAKTLLKICAIKAGGMISLAIDNCGTLWVWGNCPQQSKEGELALVSSFTPTPVRDFLGRSVVKVACGNEHIVALVSAGESYNGEDLVCYSWGYNTRGQLGLGDRENRLHPEVVKTFDEESPYEVACGAYHTALLTRIKKSSSDTLDSRCWTFGLGDNGQLGHGTTQSTLFPTPVKELPQNVSLICVDCGLFHTSVVSSDGDVWSWGMEKGLGLCPDASRAGTDSGDALSPRLMSWKPNQPKFPDPVKLACGAAHTVIIAQGGYRMWSWGRGRSGVLGDGKGVDCYTPTLVLWPQMMDDSEEEEVKSDGEQGKAREKETEATNEAEEKLSSALNELKLLKTKLSVIKNYASILHGSVFGKPFDEQDIPDSLQNSGSFDMGKEWEKMLETADHRKLIRLEMFYRDMLAGVKDELMKRRIKEIVKECLQSSEV